A region from the Sandaracinus amylolyticus genome encodes:
- a CDS encoding AtpZ/AtpI family protein: protein MGPEQRKQLKTAGRVGSVGLELVIATMLGYFGGTWLDGYFGTSPILTYVGLALGIFAGFKGLYDLAKRTNLDEL, encoded by the coding sequence TTGGGACCCGAGCAGCGCAAGCAGCTGAAGACGGCGGGGCGTGTCGGCTCCGTCGGGCTCGAGCTCGTGATCGCCACGATGCTCGGGTACTTCGGAGGCACCTGGCTCGACGGATACTTCGGAACCAGCCCCATTCTCACCTACGTCGGATTGGCCCTCGGCATCTTCGCCGGCTTCAAGGGCCTCTACGACCTCGCGAAGAGAACCAACCTCGACGAGCTCTGA
- the hemL gene encoding glutamate-1-semialdehyde 2,1-aminomutase, whose protein sequence is MSDPVSAEHFRRAQERFPGGVNSPVRAFRAVGGTPVFVDRAEGAYLWGADGKKYVDYVGSWGPMIVGHAHPDVVSAVQHAMTRGASYGAPTAQETDLADLIAKMVPSISMMRFTSSGTEAVMGALRVARGFTGRDLVVKFEGCYHGGADYLLVKAGSGLATFGVPTSAGVPAAIASTCTVLPYNDVTALHELFAARGSEIAAVILEPVVGNMGTVPPDRAFLDALRALTTKHGALLVFDEVMTGFRLAKGGAQERFGITPDLTTLGKIVGGGLPVGVYGGRREIMEKVSPIGPVYQAGTLSGNPLAVAAGLATLRILDGDAGFYDRLEAASAELEAVLVEASKASKVPVRVQRTGSMITPFFCEGEVRSWEDAARCDTAAFGRWHHAMLDAGVMWPPAQYEAGFVSSAHDQATLRHTAAAARAAFAAV, encoded by the coding sequence ATGAGCGACCCCGTCTCCGCCGAGCACTTCCGCCGCGCCCAGGAGCGCTTCCCCGGTGGCGTGAATTCCCCCGTGCGCGCGTTCCGCGCGGTGGGTGGTACGCCCGTCTTCGTCGACCGCGCCGAGGGCGCGTACCTGTGGGGCGCGGACGGCAAGAAGTACGTCGACTACGTCGGCTCGTGGGGCCCGATGATCGTCGGGCACGCGCACCCCGACGTGGTGAGCGCGGTGCAGCACGCGATGACGCGCGGCGCGAGCTACGGCGCGCCGACTGCGCAGGAGACGGACCTCGCGGACCTGATCGCGAAGATGGTCCCGTCGATCTCGATGATGCGCTTCACGTCGAGCGGCACCGAGGCGGTGATGGGCGCGCTGCGGGTGGCGCGCGGGTTCACGGGGCGCGACCTCGTCGTGAAGTTCGAGGGCTGTTACCACGGCGGCGCGGACTACCTGCTGGTGAAGGCGGGCAGCGGGCTCGCGACGTTCGGCGTGCCGACGAGCGCGGGTGTGCCGGCGGCGATCGCGAGCACGTGCACGGTGCTCCCGTACAACGACGTGACGGCGCTGCACGAGCTCTTCGCGGCGCGCGGCAGCGAGATCGCGGCGGTGATCCTCGAGCCGGTGGTCGGGAACATGGGGACGGTGCCGCCGGACCGCGCGTTCCTCGACGCGCTGCGCGCGCTGACGACGAAGCACGGCGCGCTGCTGGTGTTCGACGAGGTGATGACGGGCTTCCGCCTCGCGAAGGGCGGCGCGCAGGAGCGCTTCGGGATCACGCCGGACCTCACGACGCTGGGCAAGATCGTCGGCGGTGGCCTGCCGGTCGGCGTGTACGGCGGGCGGCGCGAGATCATGGAGAAGGTCTCGCCGATCGGGCCGGTCTACCAGGCGGGCACGCTGAGCGGGAACCCGCTCGCGGTGGCGGCGGGCCTGGCGACGCTGCGCATCCTCGACGGCGACGCGGGCTTCTACGATCGCCTCGAGGCCGCGAGCGCCGAGCTCGAAGCGGTGCTGGTGGAGGCGTCGAAGGCGTCGAAGGTGCCGGTGCGGGTGCAGCGCACGGGCTCGATGATCACGCCGTTCTTCTGCGAGGGCGAGGTGCGCTCGTGGGAGGACGCGGCGCGCTGCGACACGGCGGCGTTCGGTCGATGGCACCACGCGATGCTGGACGCGGGCGTGATGTGGCCCCCTGCTCAGTACGAGGCCGGGTTCGTGAGCAGTGCCCACGACCAGGCCACCCTGCGGCACACCGCGGCGGCCGCTCGGGCTGCGTTCGCGGCGGTGTAA
- a CDS encoding serine/threonine-protein kinase — protein MPADNSRISTKLRRAPTRYVPTQRIAAGGMAEVWKGLAHFEGGDSYPVALKRVLPELAAQELYRSMFMDEARLGMQLRHRNIVRVYDAREVQGSLIMVMELVEGTTLKAVLDRAHARGACMPVATALWITRELARALAYAHEAQDATGRPLQIVHRDVSPHNLLLGKDGAVKLADFGLADANVHETQLGGGMMGGKLGYLAPEIIQQQPTTPQIDVFAAGIVLWEMLCGRRLFQRDDDGATVRAVAACEVPRPSAINPRIPREVDRLVIGVLARDPAKRTAGAGALASALDELIQWLDPKVSARDVALVVGLQLATEPPKPTKTVLPPAPNFLAELDTLAETANESDFGAAPLDPSLFDGGRRRGR, from the coding sequence GTGCCCGCCGACAACTCGCGCATCTCGACGAAGCTGCGGCGCGCGCCCACGCGCTACGTGCCGACGCAGCGCATCGCCGCGGGCGGCATGGCCGAGGTGTGGAAGGGGCTCGCGCACTTCGAGGGCGGCGACTCGTATCCCGTCGCGCTCAAGCGCGTCCTGCCCGAGCTCGCGGCGCAGGAGCTCTACCGCTCGATGTTCATGGACGAGGCGCGCCTCGGCATGCAGCTGCGCCACCGCAACATCGTGCGGGTCTACGACGCGCGCGAGGTGCAGGGCTCGCTGATCATGGTGATGGAGCTCGTCGAGGGGACGACGCTCAAGGCGGTGCTCGATCGCGCGCACGCACGCGGCGCGTGCATGCCGGTCGCGACCGCGCTCTGGATCACGCGCGAGCTCGCGCGGGCGCTCGCTTATGCGCACGAGGCGCAGGACGCGACGGGACGCCCGCTGCAGATCGTCCATCGCGACGTCTCGCCGCACAACCTGCTGCTCGGCAAGGACGGCGCGGTGAAGCTCGCGGACTTCGGGCTCGCCGACGCGAACGTGCACGAGACGCAGCTCGGCGGCGGGATGATGGGCGGCAAGCTCGGCTACCTCGCGCCGGAGATCATCCAGCAGCAGCCGACCACGCCGCAGATCGACGTGTTCGCCGCGGGGATCGTGCTGTGGGAGATGCTGTGCGGGCGGCGGCTCTTCCAGCGCGACGACGACGGCGCGACGGTGCGCGCGGTCGCGGCGTGCGAGGTGCCGCGGCCCTCCGCGATCAACCCGCGCATCCCGCGCGAGGTCGATCGCCTGGTGATCGGCGTGCTCGCGCGTGATCCCGCGAAGCGCACGGCGGGCGCAGGCGCGCTCGCGAGCGCGCTCGACGAGCTGATCCAGTGGCTCGACCCGAAGGTGTCGGCGCGGGACGTCGCGCTGGTGGTCGGGCTCCAGCTCGCGACCGAGCCCCCGAAGCCGACGAAGACCGTGCTGCCGCCCGCGCCGAACTTCCTCGCGGAGCTCGACACCCTCGCCGAGACCGCGAACGAGTCCGACTTCGGCGCGGCGCCGCTCGATCCGAGCCTGTTCGACGGCGGCCGCCGGCGCGGCCGCTGA
- a CDS encoding acyl-CoA dehydrogenase family protein, protein MVRVPICSDEVLERAFVDADVIAQAWSSAGSLVDDAVATELRAKDPSTALVAIVRLLGARGLLGLTVPGDFGGTYERVRSDALCLARERLGHASPLVELAFAMQGLGSYPIVARGSDALRAAWLPKVAAGEAIAAFALTEEDAGSDLGGIATTARLDGDAYVLDGTKVFISNAGIADFYTLFAATAPPGAKRRLSAFVVPAAIPGVQTRPMHVLGGHPIGALELRGARIPVASRIGEEGDGLAVALETLHKFRPTVGAAALGFAQRALDESVAHVKTRKQFGAPLAELQAVQLQIADMACDLEPARLLVYRAAIQSDLAARLKAELGVDDADQRSRVARTGSMAKLAATEAAFRVIDRAVQLHGGRGVMHGSIVTRLYEDVRALRIYEGASDVQRLLVAREVLR, encoded by the coding sequence ATGGTCCGCGTCCCGATCTGCAGTGACGAGGTCCTCGAGCGCGCGTTCGTCGACGCCGACGTCATCGCGCAGGCGTGGTCGAGCGCGGGCTCGCTGGTCGACGACGCGGTCGCGACCGAGCTCCGTGCGAAGGATCCCAGCACCGCGCTGGTCGCGATCGTGCGCCTGCTCGGCGCGCGTGGCCTGCTCGGGCTCACCGTGCCCGGCGACTTCGGCGGCACCTACGAGCGCGTGCGCTCCGACGCGCTCTGCCTCGCGCGCGAGCGCCTCGGTCACGCCTCGCCGCTCGTCGAGCTCGCGTTCGCGATGCAGGGCCTCGGCAGCTACCCGATCGTCGCGCGCGGCTCGGACGCGCTGCGCGCCGCGTGGCTCCCCAAGGTCGCCGCGGGCGAGGCCATCGCCGCGTTCGCGCTCACCGAGGAAGACGCGGGCTCGGACCTCGGCGGCATCGCCACCACCGCGCGCCTCGACGGCGACGCGTACGTGCTCGACGGCACGAAGGTCTTCATCTCGAACGCCGGGATCGCCGACTTCTACACGCTCTTCGCCGCCACCGCGCCGCCCGGCGCGAAGCGCCGCCTCAGCGCGTTCGTCGTGCCCGCCGCGATCCCCGGCGTGCAGACGCGCCCCATGCACGTGCTCGGCGGCCACCCGATCGGCGCGCTCGAGCTGCGCGGCGCGCGCATCCCCGTCGCGAGCCGCATCGGCGAGGAGGGCGACGGCCTCGCGGTCGCGCTCGAGACGCTCCACAAGTTCCGCCCCACCGTGGGCGCCGCCGCGCTCGGCTTCGCGCAGCGCGCGCTCGACGAGTCGGTCGCGCACGTGAAGACGCGCAAGCAGTTCGGCGCGCCGCTCGCCGAGCTCCAGGCGGTGCAGCTCCAGATCGCCGACATGGCGTGCGACCTCGAGCCCGCGCGCCTGCTCGTCTATCGCGCCGCCATCCAGTCCGATCTCGCCGCGCGCCTCAAGGCCGAGCTGGGCGTCGACGACGCGGATCAGCGCAGCCGCGTCGCGCGCACCGGCAGCATGGCGAAGCTCGCGGCGACCGAGGCCGCGTTCCGCGTGATCGATCGCGCGGTGCAGCTCCACGGCGGGCGCGGCGTGATGCACGGCTCGATCGTCACGCGCCTCTACGAGGACGTGCGCGCGCTGCGCATCTACGAGGGCGCCTCCGACGTGCAGCGCCTGCTCGTCGCGCGCGAGGTCCTGCGGTGA
- a CDS encoding enoyl-CoA hydratase family protein: MTTIDQLKQEGFRLALEDGVLTVTLDRPDRINALTFASYAALRDAFRAFSEMREVRAILLHGEGPRGFCSGGDVRDIIGELFSRDMRGLLEFTRMTGALVAAIHQCRAPVIAALHGVVCGAGAVIAIASDVRIAAPDARIAFLFPKVGLSGADMGASWLLPRIVGYGRASELLLTGEFVDAERAERIGLFNRVSTDVLADAKKLARTIADGPAFAHAMTKKMLDYEAHVDFATGIEAEAQAQAICMQHPDFREAYDAWVEKRAPRFER, from the coding sequence CTCACCGTCACCCTCGATCGTCCCGATCGCATCAACGCGCTCACCTTCGCGAGCTACGCCGCGCTGCGCGACGCGTTCCGCGCGTTCTCGGAGATGCGCGAGGTGCGCGCGATCCTCCTCCACGGCGAAGGCCCCCGCGGCTTCTGCTCGGGCGGCGACGTGCGCGACATCATCGGCGAGCTCTTCTCGCGCGACATGCGCGGCTTGCTCGAGTTCACGCGCATGACCGGCGCGCTCGTCGCCGCGATCCACCAGTGCCGCGCGCCCGTGATCGCCGCGCTCCACGGCGTCGTGTGCGGCGCCGGCGCCGTCATCGCGATCGCGTCCGACGTGCGCATCGCCGCGCCCGACGCGCGCATCGCGTTCCTCTTCCCGAAGGTCGGCCTCAGCGGCGCCGACATGGGCGCGTCGTGGCTGCTCCCGCGCATCGTCGGCTACGGCCGCGCGAGCGAGCTGCTCCTCACCGGCGAGTTCGTCGACGCCGAGCGCGCCGAGCGCATCGGGCTCTTCAACCGCGTCAGCACCGACGTGCTCGCCGACGCGAAGAAGCTCGCGCGCACCATCGCCGACGGCCCCGCCTTCGCCCACGCGATGACCAAGAAGATGCTCGACTACGAGGCCCACGTGGACTTCGCGACGGGCATCGAGGCCGAGGCGCAGGCCCAGGCGATCTGCATGCAGCACCCGGACTTCCGCGAGGCCTACGACGCGTGGGTCGAGAAGCGCGCGCCTCGGTTCGAAAGGTGA